The Oceanispirochaeta sp. genome contains the following window.
TTCAATGGCTGTGATGGGCATCATTGGATTGGGATACCTGATCAGTATCAATTCGGTGATCATTCCACTCTTTCTGATGCTCTCTTCCGTCGGACTGACCGACACACATCTGGGAATTATACTTGTGTATGCAGCCTTCGGAATGCCTCTATCGGTTCTGCTCAGCACTCAGTTTATGAGAGGCCTTCCCAGCAGTCTTATCGAGTCAGCCTATATTGATGGAGCCTCTGTTTTGCGTACCTTTATCAGCATTATAATACCCATGACCGTTCCTGTTATCATTACGATCAGTATAATCTCTGCACTTGGAATCTGGAATGAGTTTCTCCTCGTACTGGTATTGGCGAGTTCTGACTTTACCAAATCCCTCCCGGTGGGAGTCTTTTCCTTCTCCAGCCTGACCAGTACACAACTGGGATGGCAGCTTGCAGCCCTCGTAATAGCCACAATACCCGTTATGGCCCTGTATTTTGCCTTCAACCAGCAGCTCACCAAGGGTGTAGTTGCGGGAGCCATCAAAGGCTGATAATACAGATTTGAAAGAAGAAGGGTACCGGTATTAATTCGGTGCCTTTTTTCGTCTAAAAGGAATTAAAATGACAAAAATTAACTTATCAGGTACATGGTCTCTCCGTTCCTCTGATGGTCAGGTCAATACGACCATGGAACTTCCAGGAGACATTATCACGGCTCTTATAGATTCAAAAATCATCCCCCACCCCTACAAAGACAGGAATGAACTCGAGCTGCAGTGGGTCAATCAACTGGACTGGATTCTGGAAAAAAACCTGGAGATTCCAGATATCAGCGGAAGCCTCAAGGTATTCCATGCAGAAGTACTCGATACAGTAGCCCGTGTGGAGCTGAACGGCCGGGAGATCGGCCGCAGCGATACGATGTTCGTACCCGCCCGGTTTCCTCTGGAGGAGTCACTGAAAGAAGGAACCAACAACTTTAAAATCTACCTGGACTCTGCCGAGAGAACAGCCTGTGACCGGGCTGAGGAGTACCCCTATGCGGTGCCCACCCAGACTGCCCCGGTCCAATCCCCCCACAGGAATTTTTTAAGGAAAGTTCAGTGTCATTCCGGATGGGACTGGGGTCCCTGCCTGATGACAGCAGGAGTCTACAACGCAATTGAACTTAATTTTTCGGATATTTTTCTGGATAAATTCCATTTTGACCTGGATTCCACAGGCAATTCCTGGACAGTCAGAATCCAGGGGGATATATTGTCCGGAAAAAATCAGAATGCAGAGCTCAGGATGACATTGGCAGGGACAGAACTTGTGGAAGACATGCCCTTAACAAAAGGAAGACAAGCCCTGGAGAGAACCCTGCGTGTTGAATCCCCCGATCTGTGGTGGCCCAATGGTGAGGGAAAACAGGCTCTCTACCCTCTGAAGATTACCCTGGGTAGGGAAGAAAAAACCCTGAATATCGGTTTCAGGACCATAGTGGTCATCAATCATGATTATGAGACCGGGGTTTCGCTGTTTTTCCGGGTGAACGGCAGAGATATTTTTGCCAAGGGAGCCAACTGGATACCCACAGATGCTCTTCCCTCCGGGCAGGATGATTCTAAATTGAAGAACCTTCTGGAATCCTCAGTCAAAGTCCACATGAATATGCTCAGAGTCTGGGGCGGCGGTCAGTACGAATCAGAAGACTTTTATAATCTCTGTGATGAACTGGGACTGCTTATCTGGCAGGATTTTATGTTTGCCTGCTCTTTGTACCCGACTGATAAGGGTTTTCTGCAAAGCGTTGATCAGGAAGTACGGACTCAGATTCTCCGCCTTAAAAACCATGCCTGTCTTGCCCTGTTCTGCGGAAACAACGAAGATGTGGGAGCCCTGACATGGTATGAAGAATCCAGAAAAAACAGAGACCTTTACCTGATAGATTATGACCGTCTGAATGAAGGAGTCATAGCCAAAGCCGTAAGTGAGCTGGCTCCCGGGCATAAATGGTGGCCCAGCTCTCCCAGTGCGGGAGAGGGGGACTATTCTGACTGCTGGCACGATGACAGCCGGGGAGATATGCATTACTGGTCGGTCTGGCATGAGGGGAAACCCTTCGAGAGTTACTATGACATTCTTCCCCGATTCTGCAGTGAATTTGGATTTCAGTCCTTCCCCTCTTTTAACATGGTCAGGGATTATGCCGGGGAAGAGGAGTGGAATGTGACCT
Protein-coding sequences here:
- a CDS encoding glycoside hydrolase family 2 protein — its product is MTKINLSGTWSLRSSDGQVNTTMELPGDIITALIDSKIIPHPYKDRNELELQWVNQLDWILEKNLEIPDISGSLKVFHAEVLDTVARVELNGREIGRSDTMFVPARFPLEESLKEGTNNFKIYLDSAERTACDRAEEYPYAVPTQTAPVQSPHRNFLRKVQCHSGWDWGPCLMTAGVYNAIELNFSDIFLDKFHFDLDSTGNSWTVRIQGDILSGKNQNAELRMTLAGTELVEDMPLTKGRQALERTLRVESPDLWWPNGEGKQALYPLKITLGREEKTLNIGFRTIVVINHDYETGVSLFFRVNGRDIFAKGANWIPTDALPSGQDDSKLKNLLESSVKVHMNMLRVWGGGQYESEDFYNLCDELGLLIWQDFMFACSLYPTDKGFLQSVDQEVRTQILRLKNHACLALFCGNNEDVGALTWYEESRKNRDLYLIDYDRLNEGVIAKAVSELAPGHKWWPSSPSAGEGDYSDCWHDDSRGDMHYWSVWHEGKPFESYYDILPRFCSEFGFQSFPSFNMVRDYAGEEEWNVTSPVMMHHQKNEKGNEIIISTLSRYFRFPQSFKDFLYLSQVQQAWAIQTAVEYWRGNRPTCMGALYWQLNDNWPVASWASIDYSGAWKLLHYSAARFFAPLHIAGWMKDGKITAVAMNDKSQPVNARAILNFRNFQGEIVRTLERELILEAATSQQFYCEDLPGDSERQKEFLELILESEGGTSRNILLLQLPRMCSLEKAEVKMSLPVSKIGGNQQIELTTDKPAFYIYIRGEKGDIFSDNGFHMIPGEKKIIEFTPSDAERKSLEDLELTHLRQTY